One part of the uncultured Bacteroides sp. genome encodes these proteins:
- a CDS encoding glycoside hydrolase family 127 protein codes for MKKQLAVALLSLSVAMQAQVKQSGGYPITPVPFTSVKVTDSFWGQRLRASREVTIPLAFKKCEETGRYENFVKAAHPSESYKVEGFSFDDTDVYKTIEGASYSMQTFPNKKLAKYIDSVLVIVAAAQEPDGYLYTSRTMNPKHPHEWAGSKRWEKEEDLSHELYNLGHMIEGAIAHYQATGKRNFLDIAIKYADCAERSIGEKPGQVTVVPGHQIAEMALAKLYVVTGQKKYINLAKFLLDKRGYTEKKEEYSQAHKPVLQQDEAVGHAVRAAYMYSGMADVAALTGDKGYIDAIDKIWDNIVNKKLYITGGIGATSNGEAFGENYELPNMSAYCETCAAIGNVYLNYRLFLLHGEAKYYDVLERTLYNGLISGVSLDGGGFFYPNPLESIGQHQRQPWFGCACCPSNICRFIPSIPGYIYAVHNNDVYVNLFMANSSDLKVNGKNVTLKQSTSYPWNGDIKLEVSPKGKQNFAMKIRVPGWVQGSVVPGNLYSYTDKKTLGYTVKVNGKVVESNIEKGYFTIPRTWKKGDVVEVHFDMEVRTVKANQQVEADRGKISVERGPLVYCAEWPDNDFSIQSVIMNKKPVFTVEKKSDLLYGIDMIQTDAQALNYDDKGKLIAKDVKLNLIPYYAWAHRGSGDMAVWLPIDLNATRPAMPPTIASESKVSASHNVKSISAINDRLLPKDGNDKSVPYYHWWPKEGSTEWIAYDFGGEKTVSRSSVFWYDDAPWGGCRVPKSWKLYYKNSAGEWSPVENSSAYGIEKGISNEVIFKPVTTKELKLEINLPGKNSAGIFEWEVE; via the coding sequence ATGAAAAAACAATTAGCCGTAGCACTATTAAGTCTGAGCGTAGCAATGCAGGCGCAGGTTAAACAAAGTGGCGGATATCCAATTACTCCAGTACCTTTTACATCGGTTAAGGTAACAGATTCCTTTTGGGGACAGCGTCTTAGGGCGAGTCGTGAAGTGACTATTCCTTTGGCATTCAAAAAATGCGAAGAAACCGGGCGGTATGAAAACTTTGTAAAGGCTGCGCATCCTAGTGAATCTTATAAGGTGGAAGGTTTCTCATTCGATGATACCGACGTTTATAAAACGATAGAAGGAGCAAGTTACTCCATGCAGACTTTTCCGAATAAAAAGCTGGCTAAATATATTGATAGTGTATTGGTTATTGTTGCAGCAGCACAGGAACCGGATGGCTATCTTTACACTTCTCGCACCATGAACCCTAAGCATCCTCACGAATGGGCTGGTAGCAAACGTTGGGAAAAGGAAGAGGATCTTAGTCATGAATTGTATAATCTTGGACACATGATTGAGGGTGCCATTGCTCATTATCAGGCTACAGGAAAAAGGAACTTCCTAGATATTGCCATAAAATACGCTGATTGTGCGGAAAGATCCATTGGAGAAAAACCGGGACAGGTTACTGTTGTACCGGGACATCAGATTGCAGAAATGGCGCTTGCTAAACTTTATGTGGTGACCGGACAAAAGAAATATATTAATCTGGCTAAGTTCTTACTGGATAAACGCGGGTATACCGAAAAGAAAGAAGAATACAGTCAGGCTCATAAACCGGTTTTGCAGCAGGATGAGGCTGTAGGTCATGCTGTTCGTGCAGCTTACATGTATTCTGGTATGGCAGATGTTGCAGCTCTTACAGGAGATAAAGGTTATATTGATGCCATCGATAAAATATGGGATAATATTGTAAATAAGAAACTATATATCACGGGTGGAATTGGAGCAACTAGTAATGGTGAGGCTTTCGGTGAAAATTATGAATTGCCTAATATGTCTGCCTATTGTGAAACCTGTGCAGCTATCGGGAACGTTTATCTAAACTATCGTTTATTCCTGTTGCATGGTGAAGCCAAATACTATGATGTTCTGGAACGTACTCTTTATAATGGCTTAATCTCCGGCGTATCTTTAGATGGCGGTGGTTTCTTCTATCCAAACCCATTGGAATCTATTGGTCAGCACCAACGTCAGCCTTGGTTTGGTTGCGCTTGCTGTCCGTCAAATATTTGCCGTTTCATTCCTTCTATTCCCGGATATATCTATGCGGTTCATAACAATGATGTTTACGTAAACCTTTTCATGGCAAATAGTTCTGATTTGAAGGTGAACGGTAAAAATGTAACCTTGAAACAAAGTACTAGTTATCCATGGAATGGTGATATCAAACTGGAAGTTTCTCCGAAAGGAAAACAAAATTTTGCAATGAAGATTCGTGTTCCGGGATGGGTTCAAGGCTCTGTTGTTCCGGGAAACTTATATAGTTATACAGATAAAAAGACACTTGGATATACAGTAAAAGTAAACGGTAAAGTTGTTGAAAGCAATATAGAAAAAGGATACTTCACTATTCCTCGTACATGGAAAAAGGGAGATGTAGTAGAGGTTCATTTCGATATGGAGGTACGTACTGTAAAAGCTAATCAGCAAGTGGAAGCCGACAGAGGAAAGATTTCAGTAGAACGCGGACCGCTGGTTTATTGTGCTGAATGGCCTGATAATGATTTTAGTATTCAAAGTGTTATAATGAATAAGAAGCCTGTATTCACAGTTGAAAAGAAATCTGATCTACTTTATGGAATTGACATGATTCAGACAGATGCTCAGGCTTTAAATTATGATGATAAAGGAAAACTTATTGCTAAAGATGTAAAACTTAACCTTATTCCTTATTATGCATGGGCACACCGTGGAAGTGGAGATATGGCTGTTTGGTTACCAATAGACCTGAACGCAACTCGTCCTGCTATGCCTCCAACCATTGCTTCAGAAAGCAAAGTTTCTGCATCACATAATGTAAAATCAATATCAGCAATCAACGACAGACTTCTTCCAAAAGATGGAAATGATAAATCAGTTCCTTATTATCATTGGTGGCCGAAAGAAGGATCTACTGAATGGATTGCTTACGATTTCGGCGGAGAAAAGACTGTATCCAGATCTTCTGTATTCTGGTATGATGATGCTCCCTGGGGAGGATGTCGTGTTCCAAAATCATGGAAACTGTATTATAAGAATTCTGCAGGTGAATGGAGTCCTGTAGAAAACTCTTCGGCTTATGGTATTGAAAAAGGAATTAGTAATGAAGTTATATTTAAACCGGTAACGACTAAAGAACTAAAACTCGAAATTAATCTTCCGGGAAAGAATTCTGCCGGTATTTTTGAATGGGAAGTAGAATAG
- the ettA gene encoding energy-dependent translational throttle protein EttA — protein sequence MADDKKIIFSMVGVSKAFQPNKQVLKNIYLSFFYGAKIGIIGLNGSGKSTLLKIIAGLEKSYQGEVVFSPGYSVGYLAQEPHLDDTKTVKEVVMEGVQSIVDTLAEYEAINLKFGEPEYYEDQDKMDALFARQAELQDIIDATDAWNLDSKLERAMDALRCPPEDQPVKNLSGGERRRVALCRLLLQQPDILLLDEPTNHLDAESIDWLEQHLQQYAGTVIAVTHDRYFLDHVAGWILELDRGEGIPWKGNYSSWLEQKTKRMEMEEKTASKRRKTLERELDWVRMAPKARQAKGKARLNSYDKLLNEDQKEKEERLEIFIPNGPRLGNKVIEVKGVTKAYGDKLLFDNLEFNLPPNGIVGVIGPNGAGKTTLFRLIMGLEHVDKGTFEVGETVKLAYVDQQHKDIDSEKSVYQVISGGNELMRIGGRDINSRAYLSRFNFSGGDQEKLCGMLSGGERNRLHLAMALKEEGNVLLLDEPTNDIDVNTLRALEEGLDDFAGCAVVISHDRWFLDRICTHILAFEGNSEVFFFEGSYSEYEENKMKRLGNEEPKRVRYRKLMAD from the coding sequence ATGGCTGACGATAAAAAGATAATTTTCTCAATGGTAGGAGTTAGCAAAGCTTTCCAACCAAACAAACAAGTATTGAAAAACATCTATCTTTCTTTCTTTTATGGAGCAAAGATTGGTATTATTGGTCTTAACGGATCTGGAAAATCTACTTTACTTAAGATTATTGCCGGACTTGAAAAGTCTTATCAGGGAGAGGTGGTCTTTTCTCCGGGATATTCAGTAGGATACCTGGCACAGGAACCTCATTTGGATGATACTAAAACTGTGAAAGAAGTAGTAATGGAAGGTGTGCAAAGCATTGTCGATACTTTAGCTGAATATGAAGCTATCAATCTAAAGTTCGGAGAACCTGAATATTATGAAGATCAGGATAAAATGGACGCTCTTTTTGCTCGCCAGGCAGAACTTCAGGATATAATTGATGCAACCGATGCGTGGAACTTGGACAGTAAACTAGAGAGGGCGATGGACGCCCTTCGTTGCCCACCGGAAGATCAGCCGGTTAAGAATCTTTCAGGAGGTGAACGCAGACGAGTTGCTTTATGCCGATTATTGCTTCAACAACCAGATATCTTGTTGCTTGATGAACCTACTAACCACCTGGATGCTGAATCTATTGACTGGTTGGAACAACATCTTCAACAATATGCAGGTACTGTTATTGCGGTTACTCACGACCGTTACTTCCTTGATCATGTTGCCGGATGGATTCTGGAACTCGATCGTGGCGAAGGTATTCCATGGAAAGGTAACTACTCTTCCTGGTTGGAACAGAAAACCAAACGTATGGAGATGGAAGAAAAAACAGCAAGTAAACGTAGAAAAACTTTGGAACGAGAATTGGATTGGGTGCGTATGGCACCAAAGGCTCGTCAGGCTAAAGGTAAAGCTCGTTTGAATTCATACGATAAATTATTGAATGAAGATCAAAAGGAAAAAGAAGAAAGACTTGAGATCTTTATTCCTAATGGTCCACGTTTAGGTAATAAAGTAATTGAAGTGAAAGGTGTTACAAAAGCTTATGGAGATAAGCTGTTGTTTGATAACCTTGAGTTTAATCTTCCACCTAATGGTATAGTAGGGGTGATTGGTCCTAACGGTGCCGGTAAAACAACTCTTTTCCGTTTGATTATGGGATTGGAGCATGTTGATAAAGGTACATTTGAAGTAGGTGAAACTGTTAAGTTAGCTTATGTAGACCAACAGCACAAAGACATTGATTCTGAGAAGAGTGTTTATCAGGTGATTTCCGGAGGAAATGAATTAATGCGCATTGGCGGAAGAGATATTAATTCACGAGCATATCTTTCTCGCTTTAACTTTTCAGGCGGTGATCAGGAAAAATTGTGTGGAATGCTTTCCGGTGGTGAACGTAACCGACTTCACCTTGCCATGGCTTTGAAAGAAGAAGGAAATGTATTGTTACTTGATGAACCAACCAATGATATTGACGTAAATACACTTCGTGCCTTGGAAGAAGGTTTGGATGATTTTGCAGGTTGTGCTGTTGTTATTTCACACGACCGTTGGTTCCTTGATCGAATTTGTACACACATTCTAGCTTTTGAAGGAAATTCAGAAGTCTTTTTCTTTGAAGGTTCATATTCAGAATACGAAGAGAATAAGATGAAGCGCTTGGGAAATGAGGAACCAAAGCGTGTAAGATATCGTAAATTAATGGCAGATTAA
- a CDS encoding DPP IV N-terminal domain-containing protein: MKRIYLLAIGALLSGNALYAQGTLNDYQRAFSLSSNFKDKVFYSDVNPQWIGNTNQFWYVRNTPQGKVYVVTDAVKKTRKELFDHQKLAKLLASSAGQTIDATKLPLQELQVNPSLDTLRFIYNNYKWMYLSKKSNLVNEGRVVKPEYKYWNEWDDELVGDPVVSPNGKLTAFIKNQNVYIKDNLFGKEKALSFDGSPGEYYSAYIHWSPDSKKVAVMKFRPAEKRYIYFVESSPAGQIQPRLHKREYAKPGDALPVKCPCIFDVTTGESQIPSTELFNSQFELRGPEWSSDSKSVLFEYNQRGHQAFRVLELSAETGKVRTIINETSKTFVNYNRYFRRDLANSNEIIWMSERDNWNHLYLYDRKTGEVKNQITKGEWYVRDVIQVDEANRVIYFSANGMVANEDPYLIRYYRINFDGSGLTCLTPEEGMHQTWFSKDMKYMVDVYSMVNKAPIALLRNTTDGKEIMPLEKADISELLKAGWIAPEPFCAKGRDGKTDIWGVIIRPTNFDPNKKYPVLEYIYAGPGSQYTPKSFIPLLRFHSTIAELGFIVIQMDGMGTSFRSKAFEEIIYKNLKDAGFPDRIAWTKAAAKKYPYMDIDRLGVFGGSAGGQEAMMATLFYPEHYKAAYAGCGCHDNRMDKIWWNEQWMGYPIGKEYAECSNVENAHLLKTPLMLVVGEMDDNVDPASTMQVVNALEKANKEFELVVIPGSNHTLGGDYGDHKRYDFFVKHLMGVNPPAWDAIKYK, translated from the coding sequence ATGAAAAGAATTTATTTATTAGCAATAGGCGCATTACTTTCGGGTAATGCGCTTTATGCACAAGGCACGCTGAACGATTATCAACGTGCTTTTTCTCTGAGTAGCAACTTCAAGGACAAGGTATTTTACTCGGACGTAAATCCTCAATGGATTGGAAATACAAATCAGTTTTGGTATGTGCGTAACACTCCTCAGGGGAAAGTGTACGTAGTAACAGACGCAGTAAAGAAAACACGAAAAGAACTGTTCGACCATCAGAAGTTAGCTAAGTTACTAGCTTCATCTGCAGGTCAGACTATTGATGCCACAAAACTTCCCCTTCAGGAACTACAAGTTAACCCTTCGCTGGATACGCTCCGTTTTATATATAATAATTATAAATGGATGTATTTGAGTAAAAAGAGTAACCTTGTAAATGAAGGGAGAGTGGTTAAGCCGGAATACAAGTATTGGAACGAATGGGACGATGAACTCGTTGGAGATCCTGTGGTTTCTCCGAATGGAAAGCTGACTGCCTTTATTAAGAATCAGAATGTATATATAAAAGATAACCTGTTTGGGAAAGAAAAAGCGTTGAGTTTCGATGGATCACCGGGTGAATATTATTCAGCCTACATCCATTGGTCGCCTGATTCAAAGAAAGTAGCTGTGATGAAATTCCGTCCGGCTGAAAAGAGATATATCTATTTTGTGGAATCATCGCCGGCAGGTCAGATACAGCCTAGGCTTCATAAACGAGAATATGCCAAACCAGGTGACGCTCTTCCTGTTAAATGTCCGTGTATCTTTGATGTAACTACTGGGGAATCTCAGATACCTTCAACGGAACTATTCAATAGTCAGTTTGAGCTTAGAGGACCAGAGTGGAGTTCTGATAGCAAATCTGTTTTGTTTGAGTACAACCAAAGAGGGCATCAGGCATTTCGTGTATTGGAACTATCGGCCGAAACAGGAAAGGTTAGAACTATAATTAATGAAACCAGTAAGACTTTTGTGAACTACAATCGTTATTTCCGCAGAGACTTGGCTAATAGTAACGAAATAATCTGGATGAGCGAGCGTGATAACTGGAACCATCTTTATCTGTATGATCGTAAAACAGGAGAGGTGAAGAATCAAATAACAAAAGGAGAGTGGTACGTGCGCGATGTTATTCAGGTAGATGAGGCTAACCGGGTTATTTATTTCTCAGCCAACGGAATGGTGGCAAACGAAGATCCTTATCTGATTCGTTATTACCGTATCAATTTTGATGGTTCCGGACTTACTTGTCTTACTCCTGAAGAAGGAATGCATCAGACTTGGTTCTCAAAGGATATGAAATATATGGTTGATGTTTATTCCATGGTAAACAAAGCACCAATTGCATTACTCCGAAATACGACCGATGGAAAAGAAATTATGCCGCTCGAAAAGGCAGACATCTCTGAATTACTAAAAGCCGGATGGATTGCTCCCGAACCTTTCTGTGCAAAAGGACGTGATGGAAAAACTGACATCTGGGGCGTAATCATCCGACCAACGAATTTTGATCCGAATAAGAAATATCCTGTTTTGGAATATATTTATGCCGGACCGGGCAGCCAATATACTCCTAAATCATTTATTCCGCTCCTGAGATTTCATTCAACGATTGCTGAACTAGGCTTTATTGTGATACAAATGGATGGTATGGGGACTTCTTTCCGTTCGAAAGCATTTGAAGAAATAATCTATAAGAATCTGAAAGATGCCGGATTCCCTGATCGTATTGCCTGGACGAAAGCAGCTGCAAAGAAGTATCCATATATGGATATTGATAGACTTGGAGTTTTTGGCGGTTCGGCCGGTGGACAGGAAGCAATGATGGCTACGCTTTTCTATCCGGAACACTACAAAGCTGCTTATGCCGGCTGCGGATGCCATGATAACCGGATGGATAAAATCTGGTGGAATGAACAATGGATGGGTTATCCTATTGGAAAAGAATATGCAGAATGTTCTAATGTGGAAAATGCACATTTGCTAAAAACTCCTCTTATGTTGGTTGTTGGTGAAATGGACGATAATGTAGACCCAGCTTCCACTATGCAAGTGGTAAATGCACTTGAGAAAGCAAATAAAGAATTTGAACTGGTTGTAATTCCTGGTAGCAATCACACATTAGGTGGTGATTATGGTGACCATAAAAGATATGATTTCTTCGTAAAACATCTTATGGGAGTTAATCCTCCGGCTTGGGATGCTATAAAGTATAAATAA
- a CDS encoding GNAT family N-acetyltransferase has product MKLIIEPSSFADIDELEELYNDLNDYLSATTNYPGWIKGIYPIRENAIAGVKDNNLFVARYNGKIVGSVILDHHPEEAYHGVKWKLDTDYSSIFVIRTFVVHPLFLKIRVGRSLMDFSFELAQKSGMKSIRLDVYEKNIPAILMYEKCGFEYIDTVDLGLGNYGLDWFKLYEKVI; this is encoded by the coding sequence ATGAAACTTATAATAGAACCAAGTTCTTTTGCTGATATAGATGAATTGGAAGAATTATACAATGATCTGAATGATTATTTATCGGCTACCACCAATTATCCTGGATGGATAAAAGGTATTTATCCGATTCGTGAGAATGCAATTGCCGGTGTGAAAGATAATAATCTTTTTGTTGCAAGATATAATGGAAAAATTGTAGGTTCTGTAATTCTCGATCATCACCCTGAAGAAGCCTATCATGGTGTTAAATGGAAACTAGATACTGATTACAGTTCTATTTTTGTGATACGTACTTTTGTAGTGCATCCTTTATTCCTCAAAATTCGAGTTGGTCGTTCTTTGATGGATTTCTCGTTTGAACTAGCACAAAAATCAGGTATGAAATCTATTCGTTTGGATGTTTACGAAAAGAATATTCCAGCTATTTTGATGTATGAAAAATGCGGTTTTGAATATATTGATACCGTAGATTTGGGGTTGGGTAACTATGGACTGGATTGGTTCAAACTATACGAGAAAGTCATTTGA
- a CDS encoding family 43 glycosylhydrolase, which yields MQAKTKGLQTAWNSPQAGNPIIPGYFADPTVRKFGDTYYIYATTDGNGGGLGPSQVWVSKDFVNWTIMPMNWPTTYHIWAPDVMKGKDGKYYMYYCEPCKVYTGVSETPRGPWKNYLGNDTTVLVPDRFVKNVITLDGQSFVDDDGSTYLYWGTWGIYKDFGCGVGKLTPDLKGFSDKRIIPNTQATDFFEAPFMIKRNGIYYFTYSSGHCEDHTYRVQYATSKTGPMGPFVYAKNNPILATNADSTIHGPGHHSILQEGDNYYIVYHRHNIPCSTRGMHRQIAVDKLIFTKDGQIEKVAAGHNGIGYLQPSTNPFPNVALGKKVKASSYYGESFKPEYAVDDNNATLWRPRSCGKEWIEIDLEREYDIRRIWTQFEYPTSYYQYMIETSVDGNQWSLFSDKRNNKLAGSPMTDFGEARARYVRLTVTGSEKTGMIGAIWNIKIFEGSKMDPPQKLVQVTPSSFVKKVCDKTNKEYNCWENNNGMLAGSFIANGNISMMEKEGRGAIHIPVNARLESTFTMPQSFYTSQPYTVSYCVFGTMKDVLKQIVSWDSNQSKSLASLKNKETKASAWHYVSLTSDGKKESVYMDSVLVSSGKAAKTSMKGQKLVIEGGENGVIISGLRIYNWQLAVPEIMFDASLQDEAPVKPVSINKEMLVDINADNYMPGVSLRQIENGQGTKGGFRSLASPIAVERKNNRLAFAFNGAQEFQSSFQLPESFSDNSPYSITAWVLNPEVEVNECIIDLIPAQGELEKIAFGWGTEPRNGVICHNGWFEDSGIPELKGSGEWKHIAITYDGYMEKIFIDGKLVKQKDIVLRLPRSPYVTLGRTAEHEWPFAGWLHSLKVYNYTLNETDITTEFTSNKRKVD from the coding sequence ATGCAAGCCAAGACGAAAGGTCTGCAAACAGCTTGGAATTCTCCACAAGCCGGGAATCCTATTATACCGGGATACTTTGCAGACCCAACCGTCAGAAAGTTTGGCGATACTTATTATATTTATGCCACAACAGATGGAAATGGCGGCGGTCTTGGCCCTTCTCAGGTATGGGTTTCCAAAGATTTTGTTAACTGGACCATTATGCCGATGAACTGGCCAACGACCTATCATATCTGGGCTCCGGATGTAATGAAAGGTAAGGATGGAAAGTATTATATGTATTATTGCGAACCTTGCAAGGTTTATACCGGTGTGTCTGAAACGCCGCGCGGTCCATGGAAGAACTATCTTGGCAATGATACTACTGTTCTTGTGCCCGACAGGTTTGTAAAAAACGTAATCACTCTCGATGGACAATCTTTTGTTGACGATGATGGCTCTACTTATCTTTATTGGGGAACATGGGGTATCTACAAAGATTTTGGATGTGGAGTGGGCAAACTGACTCCCGATTTGAAAGGTTTCTCCGACAAAAGGATAATTCCGAATACTCAGGCTACGGATTTTTTTGAAGCTCCGTTTATGATTAAAAGGAATGGAATCTATTATTTTACTTATTCATCCGGACATTGCGAAGATCATACTTACAGAGTGCAATATGCAACAAGTAAAACCGGACCGATGGGGCCTTTTGTCTATGCTAAGAATAATCCAATTCTGGCAACAAATGCAGATAGTACCATTCATGGACCGGGACATCACAGCATTCTTCAGGAAGGAGATAACTATTATATTGTCTATCATCGCCACAATATTCCTTGTTCAACAAGAGGTATGCACAGGCAGATTGCTGTCGATAAACTGATCTTTACGAAAGACGGGCAGATAGAAAAAGTAGCGGCCGGCCATAATGGTATTGGTTATCTGCAACCTTCTACCAATCCTTTTCCAAATGTAGCTCTTGGCAAAAAGGTTAAAGCATCTTCTTATTATGGAGAATCGTTCAAACCAGAATATGCTGTGGATGATAATAATGCAACTCTTTGGCGTCCACGTTCCTGTGGAAAGGAATGGATTGAGATTGATTTGGAAAGAGAATATGATATCCGTAGAATATGGACGCAGTTTGAGTATCCTACTTCCTATTATCAATACATGATTGAAACTTCTGTTGATGGAAACCAATGGAGTCTATTCTCTGATAAACGTAACAATAAACTTGCCGGTAGCCCAATGACTGATTTCGGTGAGGCTCGTGCCCGTTATGTCAGGTTAACTGTTACCGGAAGCGAAAAGACTGGAATGATAGGAGCCATCTGGAATATTAAGATATTTGAGGGAAGTAAGATGGACCCTCCTCAGAAGTTGGTACAGGTTACACCGTCATCTTTCGTAAAGAAGGTTTGTGATAAAACGAATAAAGAGTATAACTGCTGGGAAAATAACAACGGAATGTTGGCTGGAAGCTTTATAGCTAACGGTAATATTTCAATGATGGAAAAAGAGGGCAGGGGAGCTATTCATATTCCTGTTAATGCAAGGTTAGAGTCTACGTTTACCATGCCTCAAAGCTTCTATACATCACAACCATACACCGTTTCTTATTGTGTTTTCGGAACGATGAAAGATGTGTTGAAACAGATAGTAAGCTGGGATTCTAATCAATCAAAGAGTCTGGCATCCCTCAAGAATAAAGAAACAAAAGCCTCAGCATGGCATTATGTATCTCTTACTTCTGATGGGAAAAAGGAATCTGTTTATATGGATAGTGTACTCGTTTCTTCGGGCAAAGCAGCGAAGACCAGTATGAAAGGCCAGAAGCTAGTGATTGAAGGAGGAGAAAACGGAGTTATTATTTCCGGTCTCAGGATTTACAACTGGCAGTTGGCTGTGCCAGAGATTATGTTCGACGCATCATTGCAGGATGAGGCTCCGGTTAAACCAGTCTCAATAAATAAAGAAATGCTTGTCGATATCAATGCTGATAATTATATGCCCGGAGTTTCACTTCGACAGATAGAAAACGGACAAGGTACCAAGGGAGGATTCAGATCACTTGCTTCTCCAATTGCAGTAGAACGGAAAAATAACCGTTTGGCATTTGCTTTTAATGGTGCACAAGAGTTCCAGTCAAGCTTTCAGTTACCAGAGTCTTTCTCGGATAATTCACCATATTCCATTACGGCATGGGTGCTGAATCCAGAAGTAGAAGTCAATGAATGTATTATCGATCTGATTCCTGCGCAAGGAGAACTGGAAAAAATTGCTTTCGGATGGGGAACAGAACCTCGTAACGGAGTAATCTGTCACAATGGTTGGTTCGAAGATTCGGGTATTCCAGAATTGAAAGGCTCCGGAGAATGGAAACATATTGCCATTACTTACGATGGTTATATGGAGAAAATTTTCATTGATGGCAAGCTGGTAAAACAGAAAGATATTGTGTTAAGGTTGCCACGAAGTCCGTATGTTACTCTTGGACGAACAGCTGAACATGAATGGCCGTTTGCCGGATGGCTTCACTCACTGAAAGTATATAACTATACTTTGAATGAAACAGATATTACAACCGAATTTACTTCGAATAAGCGTAAAGTGGATTAA